A single Mustela lutreola isolate mMusLut2 chromosome X, mMusLut2.pri, whole genome shotgun sequence DNA region contains:
- the TIMP1 gene encoding metalloproteinase inhibitor 1: MAPLAPLASCILLLLWLTAPSRACTCAPPHPQTAFCNSQIVIRAKFVGTAEVNQTDLNRRYEIKMTKMFKGFSALGNASDIRFVDTPALESVCGYFHKSQNRSEEFLIAGNLQNGHLQINTCSFVAPWNGLSSSQRRGFTKTYAAGCEECTVFPCSSLPCKLQSDTHCLWTDQFLSGSDKGFQSRQLACLPREPGLCTWQSLRSRVA; encoded by the exons ATGGCACCCTTGGCACCCCTGGCCTCCTGCATCCTGTTATTGCTGTGGCTGACAGCCCCCAGCAGGGCCTGTACCTGTGCCCCACCGCACCCGCAGACAGCCTTCTGCAACTCCCAGATCG TCATCAGGGCCAAGTTCGTGGGGACCGCAGAAGTCAACCAGACCGACTTAAACCGGCGTTACGAGATCAAGATGACCAAG ATGTTCAAAGGGTTCAGCGCCTTGGGGAATGCCTCTGACATCCGGTTCGTCGACACCCCCGCCCTGGAGAGCGTCTGCGGATACTTCCACAAGTCCCAGAACCGCAGCGAGGAGTTTCTCATCGCTG GAAACCTGCAGAATGGACACCTGCAGATCAACACCTGCAGTTTCGTGGCTCCTTGGAACGGACTGAGTAGCTCTCAGCGTCGGGGCTTCACCAAGACCTATGCCGCCGGCTGCGAGGAGTGCACG GTGTTCCCCTGCTCATCCCTCCCCTGCAAGCTGCAGAGTGACACTCATTGCTTGTGGACCGACCAGTTCCTCTCTGGCTCGGACAAGGGTTTCCAGAGCCGCCAGCTTGCCTGCCTGCCCAGAGAGCCTGGGCTCTGCACCTGGCAGTCCCTGCGGTCTCGGGTGGCCTAG